ACGTATCACCAGTATTCTTTCGGCAATATGGCCTATCTGCTAGTGTTCTCCATCTGTTTGGCATTGCTATTGGCCTCCATATCACTCTATCGGTACGGCTGCATTCAACGACAGCAtccaatagtgactttttccgTACTGACGGCGTGGAGTTTCTCGTTCCTTATCGTATTCACGATTCCGCTGGATGTCACATCGGTGAGTAAGCGATTCAGATCAGTCAGATCGTTATCGCTAATGAAAAAGTTTCCCAACATCCTCTCCAACCCTTCCAGACCGTGTACCGTCAATGTCTGCAGGAGCACAACATCACCAGCAATGGTTCGAACAATGACGGGCCCGATGCAATCTGTCAGCGACCGTGGGGTATGGTGGAAGAGGAAGTGTTCCCCAACTTGTGGCGCATTATCTACTGGTCATCACAGTTCCTTACGTGGCTGATTATGCCACTGATGCAGTCCTACCTGAAGGCAGGTGACTTTACGATCAAGGGTAAATTACGATCCGCACTGGTAGATAACGCCATTTATTACGGCACGTATCTGTTTATCTGTGGCATACTGCTGATTTATCTCGCACTACAACCGGGCATTTCGCTCGATTGGCAGAAGCTAAAAGCGATCGCATCTTCCGCCTCGAACACGTGGGGCTTGTTTTTGCTCGTGCTGTTGCTAGGTTACGCTCTGGTCGAAGTACCCCGCAGTCTCTGGAACAACTCGAAGCCAGGTTTTACATTGCAATATGCCTACTTTAAGCTATCCAAGCTTAGCTCGGAAAAAGCGGAAGCCGAAGAGAACGTGGATGATGTGCTGGAAAGCTTACAGTCCGCCAGCCGAGCGATTCCACCGCGGCACGAGTTGCGCCCCGCACTAGAAACCATCATACGCAAAGTGCCTACCGAGCTGATGGAACGAGCGAGTCGTATCAGCCGGGAGGATGGTTCCCCGATGGCAATACCGTCGGAAAAGGCACTGGTGCGACTGCATCGGCAGGTGATCAAATCGCTGCAAACCTTGCAACGCACCGAAGCGCTGTGGAGCGTTCAAGTTACCAAAGTGCTGCACCTGGAAGATGTGGCCAAGAATGCCGTATCGCTTGATCATCGCTTCAAGACCGAGTTTCCTAAGCATCGGGTTGGATTTGCGCGGGCCATGTACAGCCCAACGATAGACTGGTATTGGGAGTGTGTCGTGAAGGCACCGTTCCTGAAAGCGTTGGCCGTCATTACGGCATTCCTTTCGTTCATGGTTGTCTGGAGCGAGCTGACGTTTTTCAACCGCCAACCGGTGCTCTCGATCTTTGCCAACGTGCTGAACGTGGCGAAAGGGAACTACGATTTCGTCACGATCGAGATATTTTCCATGCTGACGTTGTGCTATTTATGCTATTGCGCATATTCGACCGTGTTTCGCATCAAATTCCTGAATCTCTACTATCTGGCCGCGCACCATCAAACGAACGAGTACAGTCTGATCTTTAGCGGCATGTTGCTGTGTCGCTTGACGCCACCAATGTGTCTCAACTTTCTTGGCATGATTCACATGGACTCACACATCATCAAGGAGCGGGTGCTCGAGACCCACTATACACAGATCATGGGTCACATGGATGTGTTGGGCATCATTTCGGATGGCTTCAACATCTACTTCCCAATGGTGATGTTGGCGTTCTGCCTCGCTACCTGGTTCTCGCTCGGTAGCCGTGCGCTGAACGCTCTCGGATTTCAGCAGTTTATGCTGAATGAAACCATCGCCGTCGAACTCGTCCAGGAGGGAAAGGATTTGATTGTACGTGAAAAACGCAAACGGCAGCGGGCGGAAGATGCAATGGCGCGAAGGCGAGATAACATTTTGGGACAAATCACCAGAGATGGGACGGTCGGCGGAGTGGGACATAGCGGCCCAGGCACAGGAAATGGTGGCGGTTCGAATGGAAATGGTACTGGTGGAGGTGGTATACTGTCGAAGTACAAATCCCGCCATGTTGACACCGTTGGACCGAATGACGATCTGGTCGGGCATGGAGATCGTTTGGACTACAGTACTACCGGTAGCGGCGCTAGAGGGTTGGACGATATTAACCTCTCTTTATCGCAGGAAATTAACGAACGATTCGGTGTGAGTACGGGCGTTTCCGTAGGGTTTAAGGGATATGGTACCACATACGAAGACGACGATAGCCGCATGGGAGGCGGTGGCCGTTCTGGACCCAAACCGAAAGGattgtttgatgatgtttaATCGTTTGTGAGCGTATTCTAATTAATGGTAGTATAGTTTCCGTTCCATTCCTACGTTTCCCAAATTGTTCATTGTTTCGGATTCAATTttaatgtgtgtgtctggTGTTGCGTGCGAGTGTGTTTACTAGAGCAACACAGATTTAAACTTATAAGTTGTAACGTTTTAAATTATGATATTTTAACAAGAGAAGTCGATTGTACCACACTAACTGAAGCAACAGATAACACATAACATGTATTGAtgagaaggaaaggaaaagacTCGAGCACGAACTCAGAGTCATGTGTCGGATGTCTTCAGGAAAGATGCTGCTTTGCTAAGTACAGCGTATAtacaagaagcaacaaaaacacacacactccactTGCAAACGCTAATGTAGCACTAATAAACATGAAATGTACTGTGTATGAGTCTAGGAAAGACATTATGTATTAAATATGCTGGCACATTTGCGCTGTAAAAATAGTAGTGTAATGATTGCACCTTATTGAATAAAGGATCCATAAAGACTAGTACAGTAGTGATGAGAACTTGGAGGTGGATCGGTTGATACGATGCGATCCAGGCTTGAAAAATCTGATCCAATCACACGATTTGCTCTCACGCTCGCTGACGCGCATGACAACATGCGCAAGCGGAACAGCTACATGCACACCGGAGTGGAATAGATGTTACCTCCtagaaggatgctctcctggtatccgaaaTCTGAAATCGGTTCgattgtatggaatttcgtttcCGCCGACGGGACGATTGAGGGATTGTGATCCCTAGCAATCCGGCATCACCATTGCATGGAAAGCCATTCCTTTTTAATGAAAAGTCACACCCCAGTCATTCgatcccatccggaccgggCATCGTGTAAATTTACACGATCCGATCCCAACTTTGGGATCATTTCCCATCATTACATTAGGttcgcaaataaataacggccgtTTTAAAATCGA
The Anopheles moucheti chromosome 2, idAnoMoucSN_F20_07, whole genome shotgun sequence genome window above contains:
- the LOC128302708 gene encoding LMBR1 domain-containing protein 2 homolog; the encoded protein is MAYLLVFSICLALLLASISLYRYGCIQRQHPIVTFSVLTAWSFSFLIVFTIPLDVTSTVYRQCLQEHNITSNGSNNDGPDAICQRPWGMVEEEVFPNLWRIIYWSSQFLTWLIMPLMQSYLKAGDFTIKGKLRSALVDNAIYYGTYLFICGILLIYLALQPGISLDWQKLKAIASSASNTWGLFLLVLLLGYALVEVPRSLWNNSKPGFTLQYAYFKLSKLSSEKAEAEENVDDVLESLQSASRAIPPRHELRPALETIIRKVPTELMERASRISREDGSPMAIPSEKALVRLHRQVIKSLQTLQRTEALWSVQVTKVLHLEDVAKNAVSLDHRFKTEFPKHRVGFARAMYSPTIDWYWECVVKAPFLKALAVITAFLSFMVVWSELTFFNRQPVLSIFANVLNVAKGNYDFVTIEIFSMLTLCYLCYCAYSTVFRIKFLNLYYLAAHHQTNEYSLIFSGMLLCRLTPPMCLNFLGMIHMDSHIIKERVLETHYTQIMGHMDVLGIISDGFNIYFPMVMLAFCLATWFSLGSRALNALGFQQFMLNETIAVELVQEGKDLIVREKRKRQRAEDAMARRRDNILGQITRDGTVGGVGHSGPGTGNGGGSNGNGTGGGGILSKYKSRHVDTVGPNDDLVGHGDRLDYSTTGSGARGLDDINLSLSQEINERFGVSTGVSVGFKGYGTTYEDDDSRMGGGGRSGPKPKGLFDDV